A single Cannabis sativa cultivar Pink pepper isolate KNU-18-1 chromosome 7, ASM2916894v1, whole genome shotgun sequence DNA region contains:
- the LOC115696319 gene encoding protein NRT1/ PTR FAMILY 5.5-like — MEIIENIDQTKKALCKIPFCMTFFMLGVVSSLGETYFIEQANTMNNMVGRYKVPLGVLQLCYEFSQIIFPIIYLVIMKKLLNFDSEGRNDNDVASSKYAGCVGIAVSIIFAILCCFAAANIEKRRLDKVPYMKNDDIIPMSMFWLVPQFFLLGSFDGILEKSIDLVFNHQAHTLSDHVMGIFSMAIIGFGKVSSVLSALIAQKITAWGDNTSWFVENLNDSRLDKYYWILAALLHIRINKYTQLTSPQPLLLHVGLIVVDYIVALDEAVFFFFEEKLAYIFNNSIPLQEGEKDECSSSIQDS; from the exons ATGGAGATTATCGAAAATATTGATCAAACTAAAAAGGCCTTATGTAAAATCCCATTTTGCATGACCTTTTTCATGTTAGGTGTTGTATCTTCACTAGGAGAAACTTACTTTATTGAACAAGCAAACACTATGAACAACATGGTTGGAAGATATAAAGTTCCTCTCGGTGTACTTCAACTATGCTATGAATTTTCCCAAATAATCTTTCCCATAATTTATTTGGTAATTATGAAAAAACTACTCAATTTCGATAGTGAAGGCAGAAATGACAATGATGTGGCCTCTTCAAAATATGCTGGTTGTGTTGGAATAGCAGTGTCGATAATTTTCGCAATACTATGTTGTTTTGCTGCTGCAAACATTGAGAAGCGCAGATTAGATAAAGTTCCTTACATGAAAAATGATGATATAATTCCCATGAGTATGTTTTGGTTGGTTCCACAGTTCTTCCTTCTTGGGAGTTTTGATGGGATTTTAGAGAAAAGCATTGACCTAGTCTTTAATCATCAAGCTCATACTCTTTCAGATCATGTCATGGGTATTTTTTCTATGGCCATTATCGGTTTTGGAAAAGTTAGTAGTGTCTTATCGGCTCTTATAGCTCAAAAGATTACTGCATGGGGAGATAATACTAGTTGGTTTGTGGAAAACTTAAACGACAGTCGTTTGGATAAGTATTATTGGATATTGGCTGCGTTAT tgCACATTAGAATCAACAAGTACACCCAATTAACCTCTCCTCAACCACTGTTGTTGCATGTTGGATTGATTGTTGTTGATTATATTGTTGCCCTCGATGAagctgtttttttcttttttgaagagAAGTTggcttatatttttaataattcaaTTCCTCTCCAAGAAGGTGAGAAAGATGAATGTTCAAGTTCAATACAAGACAGCTGA